A DNA window from Engystomops pustulosus chromosome 10, aEngPut4.maternal, whole genome shotgun sequence contains the following coding sequences:
- the ELFN2 gene encoding protein phosphatase 1 regulatory subunit 29 codes for MAIMSCWWVFVTITFCFSYFPPGAHSDCWLIEGEKGYVWLAICSQNQPPYETIPQHINSTVQDLRLNENKLKIIGYASLARFGNLTDLNLTKNEISYIEDGAFLGQSNLQILQLGYNKLTNLSEGMLRGMPRLQVLYVQHNLIEVVTPGAFSESLSLGSIDLSSNRLQRLDPSTFVGLSALMTCELAGNPFHCGCELYGFLDWLVMFNNFTRNFDRLQCESPREFAGYPLLSPRPHHSRNAITVLQARCKNGGIFSIARERPTPFIPDSFHDPDENSGYSPGDVLYPEPTPPSTTDSSVMPTIEIHHVTGSSATLIVTIPYPYKKMYVLVQYNNSFVYDVTTLKHKKEYITLDKLKAHVNYTFCVASIRNSKRYNHTCLFVFTRSKDKEEFSPNTSTTTHYIMTILGCLFGMVIILGVVYYCLRKKRMQEEKKKSLNVKKTILEMRYGSDVDPCLGPHSSQKMSEHPIPISRISSLPTSVSGLGSGDKGISKPMNSQIGTPKGPKGTNYMEVRSGEGLERGQKGISGGDEDEEDFRELDNGEGSASEISTIAKEVDKVNQIINNCIDALKLDTASFLGGGDPELGYDCQSIPASSSGHLERLSFLSPPYKEGVHPLQRQLSADAATVAKKRCSISSSGSIKSARVFSLDVPDQPLKCDSKYIEKSSPLNSPLDRLPLVSSSGVHHLDVKPSYHCSEHRHSFPALYYEESADTLSQRVSFLKPLSRSKRDSSYSQLSPRHHFSGYSSSPEYSTENTHKIWERFRPYKKHTREEVYIAAGHALRKKVQFAKGEDLHDILDYWKGVSAQQKL; via the coding sequence ATGGCTATCATGTCATGCTGGTGGGTATTTGTGACAATAACTTTTTGTTTCTCGTACTTCCCACCAGGagcacatagtgattgctggctaATTGAAGGAGAAAAAGGTTATGTCTGGCTGGCCATATGTAGTCAGAATCAACCGCCATATGAGACCATTCCTCAGCATATCAACAGTACAGTTCAAGATCTCAGGCTTAATGAAAATAAGTTGAAGATAATTGGTTATGCTTCCCTAGCTCGCTTTGGAAACTTGACAGATTTGAATCTTACAAAGAATGAGATCTCCTACATTGAAGATGGAGCCTTTCTTGGGCAATCTAATCTACAGATTCTTCAACTTGGTTACAACAAGTTAACCAATTTGTCTGAGGGCATGCTTAGGGGTATGCCTAGGTTACAAGTTCTCTATGTTCAGCATAACTTGATTGAGGTAGTGACCCCAGGAGCATTCTCTGAAAGTTTGAGCCTCGGAAGCATAGATTTATCCTCTAATCGACTCCAAAGGTTGGATCCATCTACATTTGTCGGTCTTTCAGCACTGATGACTTGTGAACTGGCTGGAAATCCTTTTCATTGTGGTTGTGAGCTCTATGGCTTCCTAGATTGGCTTGTCATGTTTAACAATTTTACTCGAAATTTTGATCGTTTGCAGTGTGAAAGTCCTCGAGAGTTTGCTGGATATCCACTTTTGAGTCCCAGGCCCCATCACAGCCGAAATGCCATAACTGTTCTTCAAGCTCGTTGCAAAAATGGAGGAATATTTTCTATAGCACGTGAAAGGCCAACTCCATTCATACCTGATTCATTTCATGATCCAGATGAAAATTCTGGCTACAGTCCTGGGGATGTTCTTTATCCTGAGCCAACACCTCCCTCTACCACCGATTCCTCTGTTATGCCCACTATTGAAATACATCATGTGACTGGAAGTTCGGCTACTCTGATTGTCACAATTCCATATCCATATAAAAAGATGTATGTTTTAGTACAGTATAATAACAGTTTTGTGTATGATGTCACAACTTTGAAGCACAAGAAGGAATATATAACCTTAGATAAGTTAAAGGCTCACGTCAATTACACTTTCTGCGTGGCTTCCATACGCAACTCAAAACGCTACAACCATACCTGCCTGTTTGTATTCACTCGTTCCAAGGATAAAGAAGAATTTTCCCCCAATACTTCCACCACTACACACTATATCATGACTATATTGGGCTGCCTCTTTGGCATGGTTATAATACTAGGCGTTGTCTATTACTGCCTAAGAAAAAAGAGAATGCAAGAAGAGAAGAAAAAATCACTCAATGTTAAAAAGACTATACTTGAAATGCGGTATGGTTCTGATGTTGACCCATGTCTGGGACCACATTCCTCACAAAAAATGTCTGAGCATCCCATTCCCATATCTCGTATTTCTTCACTTCCAACCTCAGTTTCTGGGCTTGGAAGTGGAGATAAAGGCATTTCCAAACCTATGAATTCTCAAATAGGAACACCTAAAGGTCCAAAGGGGACAAACTACATGGAAGTAAGAAGCGGAGAAGGACTAGAAAGAGGACAAAAGGGAATTTCAGGAGGGGATGAAGATGAAGAAGACTTTAGGGAACTAGACAATGGTGAAGGCTCTGCATCTGAGATATCAACAATTGCCAAGGAGGTAGATAAAGTGAACCAAATCATCAATAATTGCATTGATGCCCTTAAACTAGATACGGCTTCTTTTTTAGGCGGGGGGGACCCGGAGCTGGGCTACGATTGCCAGTCAATCCCCGCCAGTTCTTCGGGTCATCTGGAACGTTTGAGCTTCCTCTCACCCCCATACAAAGAGGGTGTACACCCCCTTCAACGTCAGCTGAGTGCAGACGCTGCCACAGTTGCGAAGAAACGTTGCAGCATTTCGTCTAGTGGTTCCATTAAAAGTGCCAGAGTATTTAGTTTGGATGTACCTGACCAGCCCCTAAAATGTGACTCCAAGTATATTGAGAAGAGCAGCCCTCTGAATAGCCCCCTGGATCGCCTTCCACTAGTCTCTTCTTCTGGAGTTCACCATTTAGATGTCAAGCCTTCCTATCACTGTAGTGAACACCGTCACTCCTTCCCTGCTCTATACTATGAGGAAAGCGCGGATACATTAAGCCAGAGAGTCAGCTTTCTCAAGCCACTTTCCCGCTCTAAGAGAGACTCTAGCTACTCCCAGCTTTCACCGAGACATCATTTTTCTGGATACTCCTCTAGTCCAGAGTACTCCACTGAAAACACCCACAAGATTTGGGAGCGCTTCCGTCCATATAAAAAACACACCCGGGAAGAAGTCTACATAGCAGCTGGACATGCATTGCGCAAAAAGGTCCAGTTTGCGAAAGGGGAGGACTTGCACGATATCTTGGATTACTGGAAGGGTGTGTCTGCTCAACAGAAACTGTAA